One segment of Stappia sp. 28M-7 DNA contains the following:
- a CDS encoding hydantoinase B/oxoprolinase family protein, whose product MMAIDTVTLAILKGRLEQIADEMDATLFRSAFNPIIAEAHDASHGIYDATTGETLVQGKSGLPIFVGVMAFAVKAVIDKAAKAGGVHEGDVWIFNDPYDGGTHLSDFRLVKPVFRNGKLFCFLASVGHWHDVGGNVPGNYNPAATECFQEGMLIPPVKLYDRGEFRQDVVDILSANSRLPLSLYGDLNGQINALELGEKRMHALLDDYGDATVATCLIELKARAARMMRAQIAELPQGTVSAEDWLDNDGIVDTPLKIALDLTIDGDRMVMDFSRSSPACAGPVNISRSTAIAACYVALKHIFGEVPANAGVLEPVEFRIDDGSLLAVRAPKPVGGYTETILRLIDVVFQAVAKIAPEPAMACAYGTINALSLAGHRKDGRRWVMFSFFGGGHGAHAGGDGLNHGNAPISTATIPPLEILEAAYPVRFTQWALRPDSAGPGETRGGLGATYEIELLEENADVFLFGERGRHAPPGVVGGGPAALNRFSFEQVDGWHEPPMASKMVGIRIARGQRLRLETPGGGGYGAPSARDPQAVARDVAQGYVTRDSAQADYRVALNEDGSIDAARTQSLRSREAAE is encoded by the coding sequence CTGATGGCGATCGATACCGTCACGCTGGCGATCCTCAAGGGTCGCCTGGAACAGATCGCCGACGAGATGGACGCGACGCTGTTCCGCTCCGCCTTCAACCCGATCATCGCCGAGGCTCATGACGCCTCGCACGGCATCTACGATGCCACGACCGGCGAAACCCTGGTGCAGGGCAAGTCGGGCCTGCCGATCTTCGTCGGCGTCATGGCCTTCGCCGTGAAGGCGGTGATCGACAAGGCGGCGAAGGCCGGCGGCGTCCACGAGGGCGACGTGTGGATCTTCAACGACCCTTACGACGGCGGAACGCACCTGTCCGACTTCCGGCTGGTCAAGCCGGTGTTCCGGAACGGCAAGCTGTTCTGCTTCCTCGCCTCGGTCGGCCACTGGCACGATGTCGGCGGCAATGTGCCGGGCAACTACAACCCGGCCGCGACCGAATGCTTCCAGGAAGGCATGCTGATCCCGCCGGTGAAGCTCTACGACCGCGGCGAGTTCCGCCAGGACGTGGTGGACATCCTGTCCGCCAACTCGCGCCTGCCACTGTCGCTATACGGCGACCTCAACGGCCAGATCAACGCGCTGGAGCTCGGCGAAAAGCGCATGCACGCGCTGCTCGACGACTACGGCGATGCCACCGTCGCCACCTGCCTCATCGAGCTGAAGGCGCGCGCGGCGCGGATGATGCGCGCCCAGATCGCCGAGCTGCCGCAGGGCACCGTCTCGGCCGAGGACTGGCTGGACAATGACGGCATTGTCGACACGCCGCTGAAGATCGCCCTCGACCTGACCATCGACGGCGACCGCATGGTGATGGACTTCTCGCGCTCCTCGCCCGCTTGCGCGGGGCCGGTCAACATCTCGCGCTCCACCGCCATCGCCGCCTGCTACGTCGCGCTGAAGCACATCTTCGGCGAGGTGCCGGCCAATGCCGGCGTGCTGGAGCCGGTGGAGTTCCGCATCGACGACGGCTCGCTGCTGGCGGTGCGCGCGCCCAAACCCGTCGGCGGCTACACCGAGACCATCCTGCGGCTGATCGACGTGGTGTTCCAGGCGGTGGCGAAGATCGCGCCGGAGCCGGCCATGGCCTGCGCCTATGGCACGATCAACGCCCTGTCGCTGGCCGGCCATCGCAAGGACGGCCGCCGCTGGGTGATGTTCTCCTTCTTCGGCGGCGGCCACGGCGCCCATGCCGGGGGCGACGGGCTCAACCACGGCAACGCGCCGATCTCCACCGCGACGATCCCGCCGCTGGAAATCCTGGAGGCGGCCTATCCGGTGCGCTTCACCCAGTGGGCGCTCAGGCCGGACTCGGCCGGTCCCGGTGAGACGCGCGGCGGCCTCGGCGCGACCTACGAGATCGAGCTGCTGGAGGAAAACGCCGACGTCTTCCTGTTCGGCGAACGCGGGCGCCATGCCCCTCCCGGCGTCGTCGGCGGCGGCCCGGCCGCCCTCAACCGCTTCTCCTTCGAGCAGGTCGACGGATGGCACGAGCCGCCGATGGCCTCCAAGATGGTCGGCATCCGCATCGCCCGCGGCCAGCGGCTGCGGCTGGAAACGCCCGGCGGCGGCGGCTACGGCGCGCCAAGCGCCCGCGATCCGCAGGCCGTCGCCCGCGATGTGGCGCAAGGCTATGTGACCCGCGACAGCGCGCAGGCGGATTACCGCGTCGCGCTGAATGAGGACGGCAGCATCGATGCCGCCCGCACCCAGTCCCTTCGTTCCCGGGAGGCCGCCGAATGA
- a CDS encoding ABC transporter ATP-binding protein, translated as MLEIDNLRAGYGAVEVLRGVSLDIHDGEIVALLGSNGVGKTTTSSVLSGLLPAWSGTIRFKGEPIAGLSPQAIVDRGLIHVPEGRHIFPNLAVRENLELGAYRRGKANRARNLERVMETFPRLRERSGQKAGTLSGGEQQMLAIGRGMMAEPDLLILDEPSIGLSPLLVEEMFALIGKLNESGLPILLVEQNVLQSMEIAARAFVMENGEIRLSGPTAQLMDDPELKRSYLGLA; from the coding sequence ATGCTTGAGATCGACAACCTGCGCGCCGGCTATGGCGCGGTCGAGGTCCTGCGCGGCGTCTCGCTGGACATCCATGACGGCGAGATCGTCGCCCTGCTCGGCTCCAACGGCGTCGGCAAGACCACGACCTCCTCGGTCCTGTCCGGCCTGCTGCCGGCCTGGAGCGGAACCATCCGCTTCAAGGGGGAGCCGATCGCCGGCCTGTCGCCGCAGGCCATCGTCGACCGCGGCCTGATCCACGTGCCGGAAGGCCGCCACATCTTCCCGAACCTCGCCGTGCGCGAGAACCTGGAGCTCGGCGCCTATCGCCGGGGCAAGGCGAACCGGGCACGCAACCTGGAGCGGGTAATGGAGACCTTCCCGCGCCTGCGCGAGCGTTCAGGCCAGAAGGCCGGCACCCTGTCCGGCGGCGAGCAGCAGATGCTGGCCATCGGCCGCGGCATGATGGCCGAGCCGGACCTCTTGATCCTCGACGAACCCTCCATCGGCCTGTCGCCGCTGCTGGTGGAGGAGATGTTCGCGCTGATCGGCAAGCTGAACGAAAGCGGCCTGCCGATCCTGCTGGTCGAGCAGAACGTGCTGCAGTCGATGGAGATCGCCGCGCGCGCCTTCGTCATGGAGAACGGCGAGATCCGCCTGTCCGGCCCGACCGCCCAGCTGATGGACGATCCCGAGCTGAAGCGCTCCTATCTGGGGCTTGCCTGA
- a CDS encoding oxaloacetate decarboxylase has translation MSLETPATPPLPDLKQRLAGPRILLAPGVYDALTALIAEQSGAETVYLSGASIAYTRFGRPDIGLVSMSEVADTIAVIRDRVALPIVVDADTGFGNALNVQRTVRVFERMGANALQLEDQTSPKRCGHLNGKSLIPAGEMAGKIRAACDARAGDGTLIIARTDAIAVEGFEAALDRAEAYLEAGADMLFVEAPRSLEEIRAIHARFGGRVPLMANMVEGGKTPIVNAAGLEELGFSFCIFPGGIVRALAATARDYYGNLVANGSNEAFRNRMFDFAGLNGVIGTPEMLKTGERYDTGAA, from the coding sequence ATGAGCCTGGAAACGCCCGCAACCCCGCCGCTGCCCGACCTGAAGCAGCGACTCGCCGGACCGCGCATCCTGCTTGCGCCCGGCGTCTACGACGCGCTCACGGCCCTGATCGCCGAGCAGAGCGGCGCGGAGACCGTGTATCTGTCGGGCGCCTCCATCGCTTATACCCGCTTCGGCCGGCCGGATATCGGCCTCGTCTCGATGAGCGAGGTCGCCGACACCATCGCCGTGATCCGCGACCGGGTGGCGCTTCCCATCGTCGTCGATGCGGACACCGGCTTCGGCAATGCGCTGAACGTCCAGCGCACGGTGCGCGTCTTCGAGCGTATGGGCGCCAACGCCCTGCAGCTGGAGGACCAGACGAGCCCCAAGCGCTGCGGCCACCTGAACGGCAAGTCGCTGATCCCGGCCGGCGAGATGGCCGGCAAGATCCGCGCCGCATGCGATGCAAGGGCCGGCGACGGCACGCTGATCATCGCCCGCACCGACGCCATCGCGGTGGAAGGCTTCGAGGCTGCGCTCGACCGCGCCGAGGCCTATCTGGAGGCCGGCGCCGACATGCTCTTCGTGGAGGCACCGCGCTCGCTGGAGGAGATCCGCGCCATCCATGCCCGCTTCGGCGGACGGGTGCCGCTGATGGCCAACATGGTGGAGGGCGGCAAGACCCCCATCGTCAACGCCGCCGGGCTGGAGGAGCTGGGCTTCAGCTTCTGCATCTTCCCCGGCGGGATCGTCCGCGCGCTGGCCGCCACCGCGCGCGACTATTACGGGAACCTGGTCGCGAACGGCTCCAACGAGGCGTTCCGCAACCGCATGTTCGACTTCGCCGGCCTCAACGGCGTCATCGGCACGCCCGAGATGCTGAAGACCGGCGAGCGCTACGACACGGGAGCCGCCTGA
- a CDS encoding 3-isopropylmalate dehydratase large subunit yields the protein MTASPTTLAQKIVARAAGRASVAPGEIVTARVDLAMIHDSGGPRRVEPILQDLGVGLFDASKVVLISDHFVPGDTDEGARILELTRQWAAQRKVAFHDGEGICHVVLPERGHLAPGMLVVGGDSHSPTGGAFGAYMFGVGATEMAGVLATGEIWLKVPETILIEWRGRLSDGVTAKDIMLALCGRLGMDGGKYQAVEYTGEAIAALSMQERMTLSNMAAELGGQAGLIAPDEVTAAFLREAGSDPAGWGDWRGLRTDPGAPLMEHHVFAAGELAPQVAAPHSPANSGPVDDAPQTKVDVAYLGACTGAKYQDLANAARILKGRRVASGVELLVAPASRRDQDRAARDGIMAVLEDAGAKLLPNACGICAGYGSARLGEDVTCISSTARNFKGRMGAASSKVWLGSPLTVAASAVAGRITDPRPMLTEGAGGTA from the coding sequence ATGACCGCCTCCCCCACCACCCTCGCCCAGAAGATCGTCGCGCGCGCGGCCGGCAGGGCCAGCGTCGCGCCCGGCGAGATCGTCACCGCCCGTGTCGACCTTGCCATGATCCACGACAGCGGCGGCCCGCGCCGGGTCGAGCCGATCCTGCAGGACCTCGGCGTCGGCCTGTTCGACGCCAGCAAGGTCGTGCTGATCTCCGACCATTTCGTGCCCGGCGACACCGACGAGGGCGCGCGGATCCTGGAGCTGACCCGGCAATGGGCGGCGCAGCGCAAGGTCGCCTTCCACGACGGCGAAGGCATCTGCCATGTGGTGCTGCCCGAGCGCGGGCACCTGGCGCCCGGCATGCTGGTCGTCGGCGGCGACAGCCACTCGCCGACGGGCGGGGCCTTCGGTGCCTACATGTTCGGCGTCGGCGCGACCGAGATGGCCGGCGTGCTCGCCACCGGCGAGATCTGGCTGAAGGTGCCCGAGACCATCCTGATCGAATGGCGCGGGCGGCTTTCCGACGGGGTCACCGCCAAGGACATCATGCTCGCCCTATGCGGCCGGCTCGGCATGGACGGCGGCAAGTATCAGGCGGTCGAATACACAGGCGAGGCCATCGCCGCGCTCTCCATGCAGGAGCGGATGACGCTCTCCAACATGGCGGCGGAGCTGGGCGGACAGGCCGGGCTGATCGCCCCGGACGAGGTGACGGCCGCCTTCCTGCGAGAGGCCGGCAGCGACCCGGCCGGCTGGGGCGACTGGCGGGGCCTTCGCACCGATCCCGGCGCGCCGCTGATGGAGCATCACGTCTTTGCGGCCGGCGAACTCGCCCCGCAGGTCGCAGCCCCCCACTCGCCCGCCAACAGCGGCCCGGTGGACGACGCCCCGCAGACCAAGGTGGATGTGGCGTATCTCGGCGCCTGCACCGGCGCCAAGTATCAGGACCTTGCCAATGCCGCGCGCATCCTGAAAGGCCGGCGCGTCGCCTCCGGTGTCGAGCTGCTGGTCGCCCCGGCCTCGCGCCGCGACCAGGACCGCGCCGCCCGCGACGGCATCATGGCCGTGCTGGAGGACGCCGGCGCGAAGCTGCTGCCGAACGCCTGCGGCATCTGCGCGGGCTATGGCAGCGCCCGGCTCGGCGAGGACGTCACCTGCATCTCGTCGACGGCCCGCAACTTCAAGGGCCGCATGGGCGCGGCAAGCTCCAAGGTGTGGCTCGGCTCGCCGCTGACCGTGGCGGCCTCCGCCGTCGCAGGCCGGATCACCGATCCGCGCCCGATGCTGACCGAGGGCGCGGGAGGCACGGCATGA
- a CDS encoding 3-isopropylmalate dehydratase encodes MSGRVFLFGDDIDTDQLAPGQYMKGGIAALAAHCLEGVRPDFAGSVASGDVVVAGKNFGMGSSREQAAEALKHLGVAGVVALSFAGIFYRNAINLGLPVLTAPSLADLADGERVTLDLDTGRLERAGEKPALPLDPLPDNLKALLADGGLVPHLKKRFAQERQKEQGR; translated from the coding sequence ATGAGCGGGCGCGTCTTCCTGTTCGGCGACGACATCGACACCGACCAGCTGGCACCGGGCCAGTACATGAAGGGCGGGATCGCGGCCCTTGCCGCCCATTGCCTGGAGGGCGTGCGGCCGGACTTCGCCGGAAGCGTCGCCTCCGGCGACGTGGTGGTTGCGGGCAAGAACTTCGGCATGGGCTCCTCGCGCGAGCAGGCGGCCGAGGCGCTGAAGCATCTCGGCGTTGCCGGCGTCGTCGCCCTGTCCTTCGCCGGCATCTTCTACCGCAACGCGATCAATCTCGGCCTGCCGGTGCTCACCGCGCCAAGCCTTGCCGATCTTGCGGATGGCGAGCGCGTCACCCTCGATCTCGACACCGGTCGGCTGGAGCGCGCGGGCGAAAAGCCTGCCCTCCCCCTCGATCCGCTGCCCGACAATCTCAAGGCCCTGCTCGCCGATGGCGGGCTGGTGCCGCATCTGAAGAAGCGCTTTGCGCAAGAGCGCCAGAAGGAGCAAGGCCGATGA
- a CDS encoding branched-chain amino acid ABC transporter permease gives MRQLALLGLVFAALFFVPFVVTSEAWQNTILMTLYAALLGQAWNILGGYGGQFSFGHAAFFGTGAYTVAVLQVQLGVNPWIGLVAGGAMAVAVAAFIGFTTFRYGLRGSYFALVTLAFAEVLRILANTVPFTGAGVGILIPLEQSAANLQFASKAGYYWLVWAIALAAFLTVWWIGHSRFGARLMAVRDNEDAARALGVDPFAVKMRAIMLSGLFSGLAGVFYAQYFLYLDPAIAYGPAISVESLLVPIVGGMGTLFGPLLGAVALHGVSEASRALIGDLPGISLVLYGTILILMVLFAPRGLAGLVRRLSARRSSRETTNV, from the coding sequence ATGCGCCAGCTCGCCCTTCTCGGTCTCGTCTTCGCCGCCCTGTTCTTCGTGCCCTTCGTGGTCACTTCGGAGGCCTGGCAGAACACCATCCTGATGACCCTCTACGCCGCCCTGCTCGGCCAGGCATGGAACATCCTCGGCGGCTATGGCGGCCAGTTCTCCTTCGGCCATGCCGCCTTCTTCGGCACCGGCGCCTACACGGTCGCGGTGCTGCAGGTGCAGCTCGGCGTCAATCCGTGGATCGGCCTTGTCGCCGGCGGGGCGATGGCCGTGGCGGTCGCCGCCTTCATCGGCTTCACCACGTTCCGCTACGGCCTGCGCGGGTCCTATTTCGCACTGGTGACGCTGGCCTTTGCCGAGGTGCTGCGGATCCTGGCCAACACCGTGCCCTTCACCGGCGCCGGCGTCGGCATCCTGATCCCGCTCGAGCAGAGCGCCGCCAACCTGCAATTCGCCTCCAAGGCGGGCTATTACTGGCTGGTCTGGGCCATCGCGCTCGCCGCCTTCCTCACCGTGTGGTGGATCGGCCATTCCCGCTTCGGCGCGCGGCTGATGGCGGTGCGCGACAACGAGGACGCCGCGCGCGCCCTCGGCGTCGATCCCTTCGCGGTGAAGATGCGGGCGATCATGCTGTCGGGCCTGTTCTCCGGCCTCGCCGGCGTCTTCTACGCCCAGTATTTCCTCTATCTCGACCCGGCCATCGCCTATGGGCCCGCCATCTCGGTGGAGAGCCTGCTGGTGCCCATCGTCGGCGGCATGGGCACCCTGTTCGGCCCGCTGCTCGGCGCCGTCGCCCTGCACGGCGTCTCGGAAGCCTCGCGCGCGCTGATCGGCGACCTGCCGGGCATCAGCCTGGTGCTCTACGGCACGATCCTGATCCTGATGGTGCTGTTCGCCCCGCGCGGCCTCGCCGGTCTGGTGCGCCGCCTCTCGGCACGCCGCAGCTCGCGGGAGACGACGAATGTCTGA
- a CDS encoding ABC transporter ATP-binding protein, with translation MSETAQSDTMLRVEGVSKSFGGLQASKDISMSVPKGKITSLIGPNGAGKTTLFALITGFHKPDAGTVSFLGEDITGMAPQDIARRGMIRTFQIVQPFAGQSVRENIAVGAHLHIRSRDAALAKAEEVARKVGLGDRLDMDAAALTVAGRKRLEVARALATDPKLILFDEVLAGLNPSEIRDVIPVIRAIRDEGVTILLIEHVMQAVMSLSEHTWVLNQGELIAQGPPAEVVGDPLVIEAYLGKGMAERIARQRMTAGGAHA, from the coding sequence ATGTCTGAGACGGCACAGTCGGATACCATGCTCCGCGTCGAGGGCGTGTCGAAGAGCTTCGGCGGGTTGCAGGCCTCGAAGGACATCTCGATGTCCGTGCCGAAGGGCAAGATCACCTCGCTGATCGGCCCGAACGGCGCCGGCAAGACGACGCTCTTCGCGCTGATCACCGGCTTTCACAAGCCCGATGCCGGCACGGTCTCGTTCCTGGGCGAAGACATCACCGGCATGGCGCCGCAGGACATCGCCCGGCGCGGCATGATCCGCACCTTCCAGATCGTCCAGCCCTTCGCCGGGCAGAGCGTGCGCGAGAACATCGCCGTCGGGGCGCACCTGCATATCCGCTCGCGCGATGCGGCACTCGCCAAGGCCGAGGAGGTCGCCCGCAAGGTCGGCCTCGGCGACCGGCTGGACATGGACGCGGCGGCACTGACCGTTGCCGGGCGCAAGCGGCTGGAAGTCGCAAGGGCGCTCGCCACCGACCCCAAGCTGATCCTCTTCGACGAGGTGCTGGCCGGGCTCAACCCGTCGGAGATCCGCGATGTGATCCCGGTGATCCGCGCCATCCGCGACGAGGGCGTCACCATCCTCCTGATCGAGCATGTCATGCAGGCGGTGATGAGCCTGTCGGAGCACACCTGGGTGCTGAACCAGGGAGAACTGATCGCGCAAGGCCCGCCGGCCGAGGTGGTGGGCGACCCGCTCGTCATCGAGGCCTATCTCGGCAAGGGCATGGCCGAGCGCATCGCGCGCCAGCGCATGACCGCGGGAGGCGCCCATGCTTGA
- a CDS encoding GntR family transcriptional regulator, whose amino-acid sequence MAAPATSALDPNGPVPLYHQIFLILRNRIYGGDLAAGERVPSEQDLTTEFGVSRITAKRALNELADAGLVIRERGRGTRVVNRPPAPAVTSSIEGWLENISLMGQSTTAQVLSFAYPPASEEIAAALEIEPGTEVQRAVRVRRLEGEPMSYLVTYVPADIGRQYERDELNSQPLLNLLERAGVDVASARQTISATVADTEVAEVLSIPAGSPLIEVRRVVRDRMERPVEYIRVLYRPDLYRFEMSMRRVRAESGPRWTTTSSSPVPAGGG is encoded by the coding sequence ATGGCAGCGCCCGCGACCAGCGCCCTCGACCCCAACGGCCCGGTGCCGCTCTACCACCAGATCTTCCTGATCCTGCGCAATCGCATCTACGGCGGCGATCTGGCCGCCGGCGAACGGGTGCCGAGCGAGCAGGACCTGACGACCGAGTTCGGCGTCTCGCGCATCACCGCCAAGCGCGCGCTCAACGAGCTGGCCGATGCCGGCCTCGTCATCCGCGAACGCGGCCGCGGCACCAGGGTGGTCAACCGGCCGCCCGCACCGGCCGTCACCTCCTCCATCGAGGGCTGGCTGGAGAACATCTCGCTGATGGGCCAGTCGACCACCGCGCAGGTGCTGTCCTTCGCCTATCCGCCGGCGAGCGAGGAAATCGCCGCCGCGCTCGAGATCGAGCCGGGCACCGAGGTTCAGCGCGCGGTGCGCGTGCGCCGGCTCGAGGGCGAGCCGATGTCCTATCTCGTCACCTATGTGCCCGCCGACATCGGTCGCCAGTACGAGCGCGACGAGCTGAACTCGCAGCCGCTGCTCAACCTCCTGGAGCGCGCCGGCGTCGATGTCGCCTCCGCCCGGCAGACCATCTCGGCGACCGTCGCCGACACCGAGGTCGCCGAGGTCCTGTCCATTCCCGCCGGCTCGCCCCTCATCGAGGTGCGCCGCGTGGTGCGCGATCGGATGGAACGGCCGGTCGAATACATCCGCGTCCTCTACAGGCCGGATCTCTACCGTTTCGAGATGTCCATGCGACGGGTGCGCGCCGAAAGCGGCCCGCGCTGGACAACGACAAGCTCCTCGCCGGTCCCGGCCGGCGGCGGATAA
- a CDS encoding branched-chain amino acid ABC transporter permease, translated as MPDLAIIVPSVLNGLTTGALYALVALGLTLIYGVLHIINFAHGALLMVGLYAVYFLHSSFGIDPYVSLLIVPPAMFALGYALQRGIIGRASHGRDENILLVTLGLSIVIENLALFVFRSDTRSVDTPYSFEVVEILGAFLPLPKVIAFAGALVTAALLWLLMSRTDLGRAIRALAKERKGAKLVGIDVDHVFAMSFGLGIGCLGVAACLLLPSYYVTPQVGHGFVLIAFTIVVLGGMGSFVGALVGGLIIGVVEALGGLFLGESLGQIGIFLIFILVLVFRPTGLLGHKV; from the coding sequence ATGCCGGACCTGGCGATCATCGTTCCTTCCGTGCTCAACGGGCTGACGACGGGTGCGCTCTACGCGCTGGTCGCGCTCGGACTGACGCTCATCTACGGCGTGCTGCACATCATCAACTTCGCCCACGGGGCGCTGCTGATGGTCGGTCTCTACGCCGTCTATTTCCTGCACAGCAGCTTCGGCATCGATCCTTACGTGTCGCTGCTGATCGTGCCGCCGGCCATGTTCGCGCTCGGCTATGCCCTGCAGCGCGGCATCATCGGTCGCGCCAGCCACGGCCGCGACGAGAACATCCTGCTCGTCACGCTCGGCCTGTCGATCGTCATCGAGAACCTGGCGCTGTTCGTCTTCCGCTCCGACACGCGCAGCGTCGACACGCCCTATTCCTTCGAGGTGGTCGAGATCCTCGGCGCCTTCCTGCCGCTGCCCAAGGTGATCGCCTTCGCCGGGGCGCTGGTGACTGCCGCGCTCTTGTGGCTGCTGATGTCGCGCACCGACCTTGGCCGCGCGATCCGCGCGCTCGCCAAGGAGCGCAAGGGTGCGAAACTCGTCGGCATCGATGTCGACCATGTCTTTGCCATGAGCTTCGGCCTCGGCATCGGCTGCCTCGGCGTTGCCGCCTGCCTGCTCCTGCCGAGCTACTACGTGACGCCGCAGGTCGGCCACGGCTTCGTGCTGATCGCCTTCACCATCGTCGTGCTCGGCGGCATGGGCTCCTTCGTCGGAGCGCTGGTCGGCGGGCTGATCATCGGTGTCGTCGAAGCGCTCGGCGGCCTCTTTCTCGGCGAGAGCCTCGGCCAGATCGGCATCTTCCTGATCTTCATCCTGGTCCTCGTCTTCCGGCCGACCGGCCTGCTCGGACACAAGGTCTGA
- a CDS encoding ABC transporter substrate-binding protein has protein sequence MTETNKTGTKKTGGLRRREFLATGAAAVGLGITGFPAILRAQPAAVKLGLIHPVSGFIAFSGTQCREGAQMAIADINAAGGIKSLGGAKIEAMLADSQGKPEIGAAEVTKMVEAGADGIVAGYSSAISLATSQEAAKTNTPHIVDVGVSDQIVQRGLKNTFRFSPGYGKIAQFAVDNLDTINKAAGAPAKTAMIIHEESLFGTGTAELLQKRLPEKGIEVVDVIKHANPTRDFTNIVLQIKSKKPDLIIPANYYNEYVLLARTMRQQRVEAMGIYSVLGGAASSYQFVKEFPEAADLIMDCNHWFNPKSDLAQQRKAAAEAKGLIYTYEVFLAYNAVLAYADALERAGTTDKEAVNAALAASTLDMSYMPYGPTKMVDGQNEGAQPVNTQVQNGVIEVIFPEEFASAQTVFPMKS, from the coding sequence ATGACTGAAACGAACAAGACAGGCACGAAGAAGACCGGTGGCCTGCGCCGCCGCGAGTTCCTTGCCACGGGCGCGGCCGCCGTCGGCCTCGGCATCACCGGCTTTCCGGCGATCCTGCGGGCGCAGCCGGCAGCGGTGAAGCTGGGCCTGATCCATCCGGTTTCCGGCTTCATCGCCTTCTCCGGCACCCAGTGCCGCGAGGGCGCGCAGATGGCGATCGCCGACATCAACGCCGCCGGCGGCATCAAGTCGCTGGGCGGTGCCAAGATCGAGGCGATGCTGGCCGACAGCCAGGGCAAGCCCGAGATCGGCGCGGCCGAAGTGACCAAGATGGTCGAGGCAGGCGCCGACGGCATCGTCGCCGGCTATTCCTCGGCAATCTCGCTGGCGACCTCGCAGGAAGCGGCCAAGACCAACACGCCGCATATCGTCGATGTCGGCGTCTCGGACCAGATCGTCCAGCGCGGCCTGAAGAACACGTTCCGCTTCAGCCCCGGCTACGGCAAGATCGCCCAGTTCGCCGTCGACAATCTCGACACGATCAACAAGGCCGCCGGTGCGCCGGCCAAGACCGCGATGATCATCCACGAGGAGTCGCTGTTCGGCACCGGCACCGCCGAGCTGCTGCAGAAGCGCCTGCCGGAGAAGGGCATCGAGGTCGTCGACGTCATCAAGCATGCCAACCCGACCCGCGACTTCACCAACATCGTGCTGCAGATCAAGTCGAAGAAGCCCGACCTGATCATCCCGGCGAACTACTACAACGAGTATGTGCTGCTCGCCCGCACCATGCGCCAGCAGCGCGTCGAGGCGATGGGCATCTACTCGGTGCTCGGCGGCGCCGCCTCCAGCTACCAGTTCGTGAAGGAGTTCCCGGAGGCTGCGGACCTGATCATGGACTGCAACCACTGGTTCAACCCGAAATCGGACCTCGCCCAGCAGCGCAAGGCCGCCGCCGAGGCCAAGGGCCTGATCTACACCTACGAGGTGTTCCTGGCCTACAACGCGGTGCTTGCCTATGCCGACGCGCTGGAGCGCGCCGGCACCACCGACAAGGAGGCCGTGAATGCGGCCCTTGCGGCTTCGACGCTGGACATGTCCTACATGCCCTACGGCCCGACCAAGATGGTCGACGGGCAGAACGAGGGCGCCCAGCCGGTCAACACCCAGGTCCAGAACGGCGTCATCGAGGTGATCTTCCCCGAAGAGTTCGCCTCGGCGCAGACCGTGTTCCCGATGAAGTCGTAA